The Bifidobacterium animalis subsp. animalis ATCC 25527 genome has a segment encoding these proteins:
- a CDS encoding MFS transporter: MTTAELGLGAATPIDGPSPEREPLANAEATTLTRNERLDRLPFNKAHRKLLMASGIGWAFDAMDVGLVSFVVTAIAADPHFNLDATQKSWVLSIGFIGMAIGAALGGFLADKFGRKTVFTATMIVFGLANGAMAFSWTLLALLAARFVIGLGLGAELPVASTLVSEFSPTKQRGRITVLLESFWAVGWILAAMIGYFVIPNTGDWGWRWALLIGAIPLLYAIVARRHLPESVRFLEARGDNERAEASVRYFEQASGVAAVPSKPAKKLGRIRMRELVGRKYLGITLAIWATWFFVNFSYYGAFTWMPSLLADQFGSLTKSFGYTLAISIAQLPGYFLAAFLVERWGRRKTLSVFLAVSALAAFLFSQSATVAQVLCFGMLLSASNLGAWGVMYAVTPEIYPTRMRSTAAGAAAAVGRIAAIVAPLLVPWFLTMSGGNKSVAFIVFAVAFVLACVAALFLPERTGESLED; the protein is encoded by the coding sequence ATGACCACCGCAGAACTGGGCCTCGGCGCCGCAACGCCGATCGACGGCCCCTCACCCGAGCGCGAGCCGCTTGCCAATGCCGAAGCGACCACGCTCACACGCAACGAACGACTCGACCGCCTGCCGTTCAACAAGGCGCATCGCAAACTGCTCATGGCGTCGGGCATCGGCTGGGCCTTCGACGCCATGGATGTGGGCCTGGTGTCGTTCGTCGTCACCGCCATCGCCGCCGACCCGCATTTCAACCTTGACGCCACGCAGAAGTCATGGGTGTTGTCGATTGGCTTCATTGGCATGGCCATCGGCGCCGCGTTGGGCGGTTTCCTCGCCGACAAGTTCGGCCGCAAGACGGTGTTCACCGCCACAATGATCGTGTTCGGACTCGCCAACGGTGCCATGGCATTCTCGTGGACGCTGCTCGCGCTCTTGGCGGCACGCTTCGTGATCGGCCTCGGTCTGGGCGCCGAACTGCCGGTCGCCTCCACGCTCGTCTCCGAATTCTCGCCGACCAAGCAGCGCGGCCGCATCACGGTGCTGCTCGAATCGTTCTGGGCGGTAGGCTGGATTCTCGCCGCGATGATCGGCTATTTCGTGATTCCGAACACCGGCGACTGGGGTTGGCGTTGGGCGTTGCTCATCGGCGCCATCCCGCTGCTCTATGCGATCGTCGCGCGCCGCCACCTGCCCGAATCCGTGCGCTTCCTCGAGGCCCGTGGCGACAACGAGCGCGCAGAGGCCTCCGTGCGCTACTTCGAACAGGCCTCGGGTGTCGCCGCCGTGCCATCGAAACCCGCCAAGAAACTGGGTAGGATTCGCATGCGCGAACTCGTCGGCCGCAAATACCTCGGCATCACGCTGGCGATCTGGGCCACCTGGTTCTTCGTCAACTTCTCGTACTACGGCGCGTTCACCTGGATGCCGTCGCTGCTTGCAGACCAGTTCGGCTCGCTTACGAAGTCGTTCGGCTACACGCTCGCCATTTCGATCGCGCAGCTGCCCGGCTACTTCCTCGCCGCATTCCTCGTGGAACGTTGGGGCCGGCGCAAGACGCTGAGCGTGTTCCTCGCCGTCTCCGCGCTCGCCGCGTTCCTGTTCTCGCAATCCGCAACGGTGGCGCAGGTGCTGTGCTTCGGCATGCTGCTCTCCGCCTCCAACCTGGGTGCGTGGGGTGTGATGTATGCGGTGACGCCGGAGATCTACCCGACCCGCATGCGTTCCACCGCAGCCGGTGCAGCCGCCGCCGTGGGCCGTATCGCCGCCATCGTGGCGCCGCTGCTCGTGCCGTGGTTCCTCACGATGTCCGGCGGCAACAAGTCCGTCGCCTTCATCGTCTTCGCTGTCGCCTTCGTGCTCGCCTGCGTCGCCGCGCTGTTCCTGCCCGAGCGTACCGGTGAATCCCTGGAGGATTAA
- a CDS encoding NUDIX hydrolase translates to MGYGNVSERRSAPPQIGVTSVILALESEAHGHARCRLWLPLVQRTREPFKGMWALPGGQLQANRSLEESAFATLASTTDLHPTYLEQLYTFGDPMRSSNGIPMVSVCYWALLDHTDLGAELGTAANAHNVRWFPVDDLPELAFDHTTIVEYALWRLRHRMDAPNVVRQLIAEPFTLGQLRDVVEAVLGEELDLANFRRKMLASHTLEDTGEVAREGRRRPAALYRFADHAEEEGFAFFAEHASGNLHGARGTLQVDSPDDVLSALMPHA, encoded by the coding sequence ATGGGGTACGGCAATGTGAGCGAACGGAGATCCGCCCCGCCGCAGATTGGCGTCACCTCGGTGATTCTGGCGTTGGAATCGGAGGCGCACGGGCATGCGCGCTGCCGACTCTGGCTCCCGCTCGTCCAGCGCACCCGCGAACCCTTCAAGGGAATGTGGGCGCTGCCGGGAGGGCAGTTGCAGGCGAACCGTTCGCTTGAGGAATCCGCTTTCGCCACGCTGGCCTCCACCACCGACCTGCACCCGACCTACTTGGAGCAGCTGTACACATTCGGGGATCCAATGCGCTCGAGCAACGGCATTCCCATGGTGTCGGTGTGCTACTGGGCGCTGCTTGACCATACCGATCTCGGCGCAGAGCTTGGCACGGCGGCCAATGCGCACAACGTGCGTTGGTTCCCGGTGGACGATCTGCCTGAACTGGCCTTCGACCACACCACAATCGTGGAGTATGCGCTGTGGCGTCTGCGTCACCGCATGGATGCGCCGAATGTGGTACGGCAGCTGATTGCCGAGCCGTTCACGCTTGGCCAGTTGCGCGATGTGGTGGAGGCGGTGCTGGGTGAGGAGCTCGATCTGGCGAATTTCCGCCGCAAGATGCTCGCCTCGCACACGTTGGAAGACACCGGCGAGGTGGCACGGGAGGGCCGCAGACGGCCTGCCGCGCTGTATCGCTTTGCCGACCATGCCGAGGAGGAGGGCTTTGCCTTCTTCGCCGAGCATGCCAGCGGGAACCTGCATGGTGCTCGCGGCACGCTGCAGGTAGATTCGCCTGACGACGTGCTTTCCGCCCTCATGCCGCATGCATAG
- a CDS encoding ParA family protein, producing MPTDLLGREYETFPVPEPLRQHGPARVIAMCNQKGGVGKTTSSINIAGALAQYGRRVLIVDFDPQGAATVGLGINANALENTIYTALFNPRMDVHEVIQHTKFDGLDIIPANIDLSAAEVQLVTEVGREQILASVLRPIINEYDAIIIDCQPSLGLLTVNALTAADGVIIPVAAEFFALRGVALLMQSIEKVQSRINPSLEIYGVLVTMFTRTLHSDEVLQRIYEAFGDKVFHSVISRSIKLPDANVAAAPITFFAHNHKTAKEYREVAREMIYRDIVA from the coding sequence ATGCCTACCGATCTGCTTGGACGTGAATACGAGACCTTCCCGGTGCCGGAACCATTGCGGCAGCATGGTCCCGCACGGGTCATTGCCATGTGCAATCAGAAGGGCGGCGTAGGCAAGACCACGAGTTCGATCAACATAGCCGGCGCGCTCGCTCAGTACGGCAGGCGCGTGCTCATCGTGGACTTCGACCCGCAAGGGGCGGCCACGGTGGGTCTGGGCATCAATGCGAACGCACTTGAGAACACGATTTACACGGCGTTGTTCAATCCGCGTATGGATGTGCATGAGGTGATTCAGCATACCAAATTCGATGGGCTCGACATCATTCCGGCGAACATAGACCTTTCCGCGGCCGAGGTGCAGCTGGTCACCGAGGTGGGGCGCGAGCAGATCCTCGCTTCAGTGCTCCGGCCGATCATCAACGAATACGATGCGATCATTATTGACTGCCAGCCTTCGCTTGGCCTGCTCACCGTGAACGCGCTGACGGCAGCCGACGGCGTGATCATTCCCGTCGCCGCCGAGTTCTTCGCATTGCGCGGTGTGGCGCTGCTTATGCAGTCCATTGAGAAGGTGCAGTCGCGCATCAATCCGTCGCTGGAGATCTACGGCGTGCTCGTCACGATGTTCACGCGCACGCTGCACAGCGACGAGGTGCTGCAGCGCATTTACGAGGCGTTCGGCGACAAGGTGTTCCACTCGGTGATCTCGCGTTCGATCAAGCTGCCCGACGCCAACGTGGCCGCCGCGCCGATCACGTTCTTCGCGCACAACCACAAGACGGCGAAGGAGTACCGTGAGGTCGCCCGCGAGATGATCTACCGCGACATCGTCGCCTGA
- the xerD gene encoding site-specific tyrosine recombinase XerD translates to MNGELPMLEARFLAHIDVERGLSAATVQAYENDIDQYVRWLGEQGIAKAASITSNDVEDFVAAQSKSGTSAVSLARRLASIHMFHRFMQSERVVADDVSQSVRPPKSAETLPEVLTVDEVQRLLDAARHDDASEAVSMRDSALLELMYATGCRVSEAVGLDFTDVDMDAQVVRLTGKGAKQRLVPFGTYAANALRAYVEHARPELENKAKGERERSAIFLNKRGKRLTRQSVWEIIKHAGALAHVSKPLHPHTLRHSFATHMLQGGADVRTVQELLGHASVKTTQIYTHVSQDTLIETYITSHPRAK, encoded by the coding sequence ATGAACGGCGAGCTGCCGATGCTTGAGGCGAGGTTCCTCGCGCATATCGATGTGGAACGCGGCCTGTCTGCGGCGACGGTGCAGGCATACGAGAACGACATCGACCAGTACGTGCGTTGGCTCGGCGAACAGGGGATCGCCAAGGCTGCGTCCATCACGTCGAACGATGTGGAGGATTTCGTCGCCGCGCAGTCCAAGTCGGGAACAAGCGCGGTCTCATTGGCGCGTAGGCTTGCAAGCATCCATATGTTCCACCGGTTCATGCAATCCGAGCGTGTGGTGGCCGACGACGTCTCACAGAGCGTGCGTCCGCCGAAATCTGCGGAGACATTGCCCGAAGTGCTCACCGTGGACGAGGTGCAGCGTCTGCTCGATGCGGCGCGGCATGACGACGCCAGCGAGGCGGTGTCGATGCGTGATTCGGCGTTGCTCGAGCTGATGTATGCCACGGGCTGCCGGGTGAGCGAGGCGGTGGGACTCGACTTCACCGACGTCGACATGGATGCTCAGGTGGTGCGACTCACCGGCAAAGGCGCCAAGCAGCGGCTCGTGCCCTTTGGCACGTATGCGGCGAATGCATTGCGCGCGTATGTGGAGCATGCCAGACCGGAACTCGAGAACAAGGCGAAAGGCGAGCGCGAGCGCAGCGCGATCTTCCTGAACAAACGCGGCAAGCGGCTCACCCGGCAGTCGGTGTGGGAGATCATCAAGCATGCCGGTGCGTTGGCACATGTGAGCAAACCCCTGCATCCGCACACGCTGAGGCATTCCTTCGCCACGCATATGCTGCAGGGAGGCGCCGATGTGCGCACCGTGCAGGAGCTGCTTGGGCACGCCTCGGTGAAGACGACGCAGATATACACGCACGTCAGCCAGGACACGCTGATCGAGACGTACATCACCTCACATCCCCGTGCGAAGTAA